One Pseudomonas lalucatii genomic window carries:
- the prmB gene encoding 50S ribosomal protein L3 N(5)-glutamine methyltransferase → MTARQTRLRTLRDYIRWAVSRFQGEGLFFGHGTDNAWDEARQLVLGALHLPWEMADSYLDCRLEDDEHERLQALLERRIGERVPTAYLLGEAWFCGLPFVVDERVLVPRSPIAELIEQHFQPWLPAEPARILDLCTGSGCIGIACAYEFPEAEVVLGDLSFEALEVANQNIERHGLEERVYTVQGDGFAGLPGQRFDLIVSNPPYVDAEDFADMPAEYQHEPALGLACGDDGLDLVRRMLAEAADHLSEKGLLIVEVGNSQVHVEALYPEVDFTWLEFARGGHGVFLLAAQQCRAHQALFRSRLGG, encoded by the coding sequence ATAACCGCCCGCCAGACCCGCCTGCGCACCCTGCGCGATTACATTCGTTGGGCGGTCAGCCGCTTCCAGGGCGAGGGGCTGTTCTTCGGGCACGGCACCGACAATGCGTGGGACGAGGCGCGTCAGCTGGTGCTGGGCGCCCTGCACCTGCCCTGGGAAATGGCCGACAGCTACCTCGACTGCCGCCTGGAGGACGACGAGCATGAGCGGCTCCAGGCCCTGCTCGAACGGCGCATCGGTGAGCGGGTGCCGACCGCCTACCTGCTCGGCGAGGCCTGGTTCTGCGGCCTGCCCTTCGTGGTCGATGAGCGGGTACTGGTCCCGCGCTCGCCGATCGCCGAGCTGATCGAGCAGCACTTCCAGCCCTGGCTACCGGCGGAACCGGCGCGCATCCTCGACCTGTGCACCGGCTCCGGCTGCATCGGCATCGCCTGCGCCTACGAGTTTCCCGAAGCCGAGGTGGTGCTGGGCGACCTGTCGTTCGAGGCCTTGGAGGTGGCCAACCAGAATATCGAGCGGCATGGCCTGGAAGAGCGCGTCTACACGGTGCAGGGTGACGGTTTCGCCGGTCTGCCGGGGCAGCGTTTCGATCTGATCGTTTCCAACCCGCCCTATGTCGATGCCGAGGACTTCGCCGACATGCCGGCCGAATACCAGCACGAGCCGGCGCTGGGCCTGGCCTGCGGCGACGATGGCCTGGACCTGGTGCGGCGCATGCTGGCCGAGGCCGCCGACCACCTGAGCGAGAAGGGCCTGCTGATCGTCGAGGTCGGCAACAGCCAGGTGCATGTCGAGGCGCTGTATCCGGAGGTGGACTTCACCTGGCTGGAGTTCGCGCGCGGCGGCCATGGCGTGTTCCTCCTGGCGGCCCAGCAGTGCCGCGCGCATCAGGCATTGTTCCGTTCGCGGCTGGGCGGGTAG
- a CDS encoding glutathione S-transferase family protein produces the protein MVKVYGDARSGNCYKVKLMLHLLDQPYEWVAVDILRGETQSEAFLAKNPNGKIPVLELDDGTCLWESNAILHFLAEGSEFLPSEPRLRTQVLQWQFFEQYSHEPYVAVARFIRLYQGLPEARREEYLACHARGYKALKVMEQQLQRTPYLVGECYSIADIALYAYTHVADEGGFDLADYPAIGAWLKRVASHPRHVAMCD, from the coding sequence ATGGTCAAGGTTTACGGTGATGCCCGCTCGGGCAATTGCTACAAGGTCAAGCTGATGCTGCACCTGCTGGATCAGCCCTACGAGTGGGTGGCGGTGGACATCCTCAGGGGCGAGACGCAGAGCGAGGCCTTCCTGGCGAAGAACCCCAACGGCAAGATTCCGGTGCTGGAACTGGACGACGGCACCTGCCTGTGGGAGTCCAACGCCATCCTCCACTTCCTTGCCGAGGGCAGCGAGTTCCTGCCGAGCGAGCCGCGCCTGCGTACCCAGGTGTTGCAGTGGCAGTTCTTCGAGCAGTACAGCCACGAACCCTATGTCGCGGTGGCGCGTTTCATTCGGCTGTATCAGGGGCTGCCCGAGGCGCGGCGCGAGGAGTACCTGGCCTGCCATGCCCGGGGCTACAAGGCGCTGAAGGTGATGGAGCAGCAGCTGCAGCGCACCCCCTACCTGGTCGGCGAGTGCTATTCGATCGCCGATATCGCCCTGTACGCCTATACCCATGTCGCCGATGAGGGCGGCTTCGACCTCGCCGACTACCCGGCCATCGGCGCCTGGCTGAAGCGGGTGGCCAGTCATCCGCGGCATGTCGCCATGTGCGATTGA
- the nhaD gene encoding sodium:proton antiporter NhaD encodes MTLIIFEAQLEMDKFKPAMFMMSGLIVIGAHYALSDPNGFQYFLHAQSETKEELFGLIAFMAFMWMVVELLNERNVFTALNGYLMRKGLGARGMFWATGALSALLSPFLNNITTAMIFGKTVKNISVHQRYTHVALCNIVVASNSGVWFLGTSTSLMVVLAGKISIAGLLLLIPSALIGWLLFAATLHLFYLRKLDGERLVHMADQAETALKPGGAGLAVVGLVSVVGAVLCNILLKVSIEFAIGIALGMVALYAWLLMHRGIELPWQDQLQKVEWNALLFFIGIITSVSALNHVGWLTYISQLFELMSPTAVNMILGVASGVMDNVPVEAAALMSNPQLGLDQWALNALMVGIGGSLTVVGSAAGVMAMSLDKSYSFGVHLKFLPAILVNFFGSLGVWYLQFQVFGLY; translated from the coding sequence ATGACGCTCATCATTTTTGAAGCGCAATTAGAGATGGATAAATTCAAGCCGGCCATGTTCATGATGTCCGGCTTGATCGTAATCGGCGCCCACTACGCCCTCAGCGACCCCAACGGCTTCCAGTACTTCCTCCACGCCCAGAGCGAGACCAAGGAGGAACTGTTCGGCCTGATCGCCTTCATGGCCTTCATGTGGATGGTGGTGGAGCTGCTCAACGAGCGGAACGTGTTCACCGCGCTGAACGGCTACCTGATGCGCAAGGGCCTGGGCGCCCGGGGCATGTTCTGGGCCACCGGGGCGCTGTCGGCGCTGCTCTCGCCCTTCCTCAACAACATCACCACGGCGATGATCTTCGGCAAGACGGTGAAGAATATCTCCGTGCACCAGCGCTACACCCATGTGGCGCTGTGCAACATAGTCGTGGCGTCCAACTCCGGCGTGTGGTTCCTCGGCACTTCCACCAGCCTGATGGTGGTGCTGGCCGGCAAGATCAGCATCGCCGGCCTGCTGCTGCTGATCCCCTCGGCGCTGATCGGCTGGCTGCTGTTCGCCGCCACCCTGCACCTGTTCTACCTGCGCAAGCTCGATGGCGAGCGCCTGGTCCACATGGCGGACCAGGCGGAGACCGCCTTGAAACCCGGCGGCGCCGGCCTGGCGGTGGTCGGCCTAGTGTCCGTAGTCGGCGCCGTGCTGTGCAACATCCTGCTCAAGGTCAGCATCGAGTTCGCCATCGGCATCGCCCTGGGCATGGTGGCGCTCTACGCCTGGCTGCTGATGCACCGCGGCATCGAGCTGCCCTGGCAGGATCAGCTGCAGAAGGTCGAATGGAACGCCCTGCTGTTCTTCATCGGCATCATCACCTCGGTCTCGGCGCTGAATCACGTCGGCTGGCTGACCTACATCTCGCAACTGTTCGAGCTGATGAGCCCGACGGCCGTCAACATGATCCTCGGCGTCGCCTCCGGGGTGATGGACAACGTGCCGGTGGAGGCCGCGGCGCTGATGTCCAACCCGCAGCTGGGTCTGGACCAGTGGGCGCTGAATGCGCTGATGGTCGGCATCGGCGGCTCGCTGACGGTGGTCGGCTCGGCCGCCGGGGTGATGGCCATGTCCCTGGACAAGAGCTACAGCTTCGGCGTGCACCTGAAGTTCCTGCCGGCCATCCTGGTCAACTTCTTCGGTTCCCTCGGGGTCTGGTACCTGCAGTTCCAAGTGTTTGGCCTCTACTGA
- a CDS encoding MarR family winged helix-turn-helix transcriptional regulator encodes MLDLKSPTTQQAAMEAFFFGYQAFTAKADEMLARRGLSRVHQRILFFIAKYPGLSVKELLGYLGVSKQALSTPLRQLQEMHLVSSVAAEDDKRKRLLGITAEGARLEQALRREQAKLLQRAFAEAGEEAVRGWLGVNLALGGNRQVSSG; translated from the coding sequence ATGCTTGACCTTAAAAGCCCGACCACTCAGCAGGCCGCCATGGAGGCCTTCTTCTTCGGCTACCAGGCGTTCACCGCCAAGGCCGACGAGATGCTGGCGCGCCGCGGCCTGTCCCGGGTGCACCAGCGCATCCTGTTCTTCATCGCCAAGTACCCGGGCCTGAGCGTGAAGGAACTGCTCGGCTACCTGGGCGTGAGCAAGCAGGCCCTGAGCACGCCGCTGCGCCAGTTGCAGGAGATGCACCTGGTCAGCAGCGTCGCCGCCGAGGACGACAAGCGCAAGCGCCTGCTCGGCATCACGGCCGAGGGCGCCAGGCTGGAGCAGGCCCTGCGCCGCGAGCAGGCCAAGCTGCTGCAGCGGGCCTTCGCCGAGGCCGGCGAGGAGGCGGTGCGGGGCTGGCTGGGCGTCAACCTGGCCTTGGGCGGCAACCGCCAGGTCAGTTCCGGCTAA
- a CDS encoding DUF3820 family protein: protein MKPEDLLLLVTREMPFGKYQGRLIADLPGHYLNWFAREGFPAGEIGRLLALMQEIDHNGLSALLEPLRQRPRAPRKNRR, encoded by the coding sequence ATGAAGCCCGAAGACCTGCTACTGCTGGTGACCCGCGAGATGCCGTTCGGCAAGTACCAGGGGCGACTGATCGCCGACCTGCCGGGGCACTATCTCAACTGGTTCGCCCGCGAGGGCTTCCCGGCCGGGGAGATAGGCCGGCTGCTGGCGTTGATGCAGGAAATCGACCACAACGGCCTGTCGGCGTTGCTGGAGCCCCTGCGGCAGCGACCTCGCGCACCACGAAAAAACCGGCGCTAG
- a CDS encoding glutathione S-transferase N-terminal domain-containing protein: MVIKALRIGLGQLIVFLDLISRPRKLKRAPAAQAAVEQAAAGLALYQFHACPFCVKTRRTLHKLNVPVSLRDAKHDAQHRQALLEQGGKIKVPCLRIEENGQSTWLYESKAIIAYLQQRFADA, from the coding sequence ATGGTAATCAAGGCACTTCGCATCGGCCTCGGCCAGTTGATCGTCTTCCTCGACCTCATCAGCCGCCCGCGCAAGCTCAAGCGCGCACCGGCGGCACAAGCCGCGGTCGAGCAGGCCGCCGCCGGCCTGGCGCTGTACCAGTTCCACGCCTGCCCGTTCTGCGTGAAGACCCGCCGCACCCTGCACAAGCTGAACGTGCCGGTCAGCCTGCGCGACGCCAAGCACGACGCGCAGCACCGTCAGGCGCTGCTGGAGCAAGGGGGCAAGATCAAGGTGCCGTGCCTGCGCATCGAGGAAAACGGCCAGAGCACCTGGCTGTACGAGTCCAAGGCGATCATCGCCTACCTGCAGCAGCGCTTCGCCGACGCCTGA
- a CDS encoding cysteine hydrolase family protein, translating to MSHPQTLFQLTGRTHAPASLGNATLVIIDAQEEYRSGVLQLPGLDEALAEIAKLLAAARDTGAGIVHIKHLGIPGGLLDPSGPRGRPLPEVAPRPGETVVEKRLPNAFAGTELHERLQALGHLDLIVCGFMTHSSISTTVRAAKDYGYRCTLVDAACATRDLPTPNGQVIAAAEVHRIEMIALADNFAALVPQASALI from the coding sequence ATGTCACACCCGCAAACCCTGTTCCAACTCACCGGCCGCACCCACGCGCCCGCCAGCCTGGGCAATGCGACCCTGGTGATCATCGACGCGCAGGAGGAGTACCGCAGCGGCGTGCTGCAGCTGCCCGGCCTGGATGAGGCGCTCGCGGAGATCGCCAAGCTGCTGGCGGCGGCCCGCGATACCGGCGCCGGTATCGTCCATATCAAGCACCTCGGCATCCCCGGTGGCCTGCTCGACCCGAGCGGACCGCGCGGCCGGCCCCTGCCGGAAGTCGCGCCGCGGCCCGGCGAGACCGTGGTGGAGAAACGCCTGCCCAATGCCTTCGCCGGCACCGAGCTGCACGAGCGCCTGCAGGCGCTGGGCCACCTGGACCTGATCGTCTGCGGCTTCATGACCCACTCGAGCATCAGCACCACGGTGCGCGCCGCCAAGGACTACGGCTACCGTTGCACCCTGGTCGATGCCGCCTGCGCCACCCGCGACCTGCCGACCCCGAACGGCCAGGTGATCGCCGCCGCCGAGGTGCACCGCATCGAGATGATCGCCCTGGCCGACAACTTCGCGGCCCTGGTGCCGCAGGCCAGCGCCCTGATCTGA
- a CDS encoding MFS transporter, translating into MTHALPYWRLSGFYFCYFSLLGATAPFLALYFDHLGFSAARIGELVAIPMLMRCLAPNLWGWLGDHSGRRLAIVRFGAVCTLLCFAGIFVSQSYAWLALIMASHAFFWHAVLPQFEVITLAHLRERATRYSEIRLWGSIGFIVAVVGLGELFERISLDAFPWALVLVMAAIIISSCWVPNAAPQQRPSDPRLGGFLRQLRRPGILAFYLSVGLMQLSNGPYYTFLTLHLEALGYARGLIGQLWALGVVAEIVLFLFMARLLARYSLRGVLLASFLITAVRWLLLGNLADHLWVLLLAQCMHAATFGSFHAAAIHFVQRSFADRQQGQGQALYATLAGIGGALGALYSGYSWSSLGPAWTFSIASLVALAAAAITVTRLPEERP; encoded by the coding sequence ATGACGCATGCCTTGCCCTACTGGCGCCTGTCCGGTTTCTACTTCTGCTACTTCTCCCTGCTCGGCGCCACGGCGCCGTTTCTGGCGCTGTACTTCGATCACCTGGGGTTTTCCGCGGCGCGCATCGGCGAGCTGGTGGCCATCCCCATGCTGATGCGCTGCCTGGCGCCGAACCTGTGGGGCTGGCTGGGCGACCACAGCGGTCGGCGCCTGGCCATCGTGCGCTTCGGCGCGGTCTGCACCCTGCTGTGCTTCGCCGGCATCTTCGTCAGCCAGAGCTACGCCTGGCTGGCGCTGATCATGGCCAGCCACGCCTTCTTCTGGCATGCGGTGCTGCCGCAGTTCGAGGTCATCACCCTGGCCCACCTGCGCGAGCGGGCCACGCGCTACAGCGAGATCCGCCTGTGGGGCAGCATCGGCTTCATCGTCGCGGTGGTGGGCCTGGGCGAGCTGTTCGAGCGCATCAGCCTGGACGCCTTCCCCTGGGCCCTGGTGCTGGTCATGGCGGCCATCATCATCAGCAGCTGCTGGGTGCCCAACGCCGCGCCGCAGCAACGGCCGAGCGACCCCCGGCTCGGCGGCTTCCTCCGGCAGCTGCGGCGTCCCGGCATTCTCGCCTTCTACCTCAGCGTCGGTCTGATGCAGCTGAGCAACGGCCCCTACTACACCTTCCTCACCCTGCACCTGGAGGCGCTGGGCTATGCCCGCGGCCTGATCGGCCAGCTCTGGGCCCTGGGGGTGGTAGCGGAGATCGTCCTGTTCCTGTTCATGGCCCGGTTGCTGGCGCGCTACTCGCTGCGCGGCGTGCTGCTGGCCAGTTTCCTGATCACCGCCGTGCGCTGGCTGCTGCTCGGCAACCTGGCCGATCATCTATGGGTGTTGCTGCTGGCCCAGTGCATGCACGCGGCGACCTTCGGCAGCTTCCACGCCGCCGCCATCCACTTCGTCCAGCGCAGCTTCGCCGACCGCCAGCAGGGCCAGGGCCAGGCCCTCTACGCCACCCTGGCCGGGATAGGCGGCGCCCTCGGCGCGCTGTACTCCGGTTACAGTTGGAGCAGCCTGGGCCCGGCCTGGACCTTCAGCATCGCCAGCCTGGTCGCCCTGGCGGCGGCCGCCATCACCGTCACCCGCCTGCCCGAGGAGAGGCCATGA
- the aroC gene encoding chorismate synthase gives MSGNTYGKLFTVTTAGESHGPALVAIVDGCPPGLELSLEDMQRDLDRRKPGTSRHTTQRQEDDVVEILSGVFEGRTTGCAIGLLIRNTDQKSKDYSAIKDLFRPTHADYSYHHKYGIRDYRGGGRSSARETAMRVAAGAIAKKYLATQGIVVRGYMSQLGPIEIPFKSWDSVEQNTFFSPDPDKVPELETYMDQLRRDQDSVGAKITVVAEGVMPGLGEPIFDRLDAELAHALMSINAVKGVEIGAGFASVAQRGTEHRDELTPEGFLSNNAGGILGGISSGQPIVAHLALKPTSSITTPGRSIDVDGKPVEMITKGRHDPCVGIRATPIAEAMMAIVLMDHLLRHRGQNADVSVATPVLPQL, from the coding sequence ATGTCCGGCAATACCTACGGCAAGCTGTTCACCGTCACCACCGCCGGCGAAAGCCATGGCCCGGCCCTGGTCGCCATCGTCGATGGCTGCCCGCCGGGGCTGGAGCTGTCGCTCGAGGACATGCAGCGCGACCTCGACCGGCGCAAGCCGGGCACCAGCCGCCACACCACTCAGCGTCAGGAAGACGACGTGGTGGAGATTCTCTCCGGGGTGTTCGAGGGCAGGACCACCGGTTGCGCCATCGGCCTGCTGATCCGCAATACTGACCAGAAGTCCAAGGACTATTCGGCGATCAAGGACCTGTTCCGCCCGACCCACGCCGACTACAGCTACCACCACAAGTACGGCATCCGCGACTACCGCGGCGGCGGTCGCAGTTCGGCCCGCGAGACCGCCATGCGCGTGGCCGCCGGCGCCATCGCCAAGAAGTACCTGGCGACCCAGGGCATCGTCGTTCGCGGCTATATGAGCCAGCTCGGCCCCATCGAGATCCCCTTCAAGAGCTGGGACAGCGTCGAGCAGAACACCTTCTTCAGCCCCGACCCGGACAAGGTGCCCGAGCTGGAGACCTACATGGACCAGCTGCGCCGCGACCAGGATTCGGTCGGGGCGAAGATCACGGTGGTCGCCGAGGGGGTGATGCCGGGCCTCGGCGAGCCGATCTTCGACCGCCTCGACGCCGAGCTGGCCCATGCCCTGATGAGCATCAACGCGGTCAAGGGCGTGGAGATCGGCGCCGGTTTCGCCAGCGTCGCCCAGCGCGGCACCGAGCACCGCGACGAACTGACTCCCGAGGGCTTCCTGTCGAACAATGCCGGCGGCATCCTCGGCGGCATCTCCAGCGGCCAGCCGATCGTCGCCCACCTGGCGCTCAAGCCGACCTCCAGCATCACCACCCCGGGGCGCTCGATCGATGTCGACGGCAAGCCGGTGGAGATGATCACCAAGGGCCGCCACGACCCTTGCGTGGGCATCCGCGCCACGCCGATCGCCGAGGCGATGATGGCCATCGTGCTGATGGACCACCTGCTGCGCCACCGCGGGCAGAACGCCGACGTCAGCGTGGCCACGCCGGTGCTGCCGCAGCTGTGA
- a CDS encoding Smr/MutS family protein: MQDDDFSLFHAQLRGVKPLKHDRADTGKAKPDRARLATLRQAASVRVESVKVDGLSDQFVIDVGAEDPLYWAANGVQEGQMRKLKLGQIAFDGSLDLHGMNVEKARDTLWEFLAEAARLEVRCVRVTHGKAVRMDGRKPMIKSHVNTWLRQHPQVLGFTSCLAKHGGTGAVYVMLKRTMLDGRDE; this comes from the coding sequence ATGCAAGACGACGATTTTTCCCTGTTCCATGCCCAACTGCGCGGCGTCAAGCCGCTCAAGCATGACCGTGCCGACACCGGCAAGGCCAAGCCCGACCGTGCACGCCTGGCCACCCTGCGCCAGGCGGCCTCGGTGCGTGTCGAGTCGGTCAAGGTCGACGGCCTGTCCGACCAGTTCGTCATCGACGTCGGCGCCGAAGACCCCCTGTACTGGGCCGCCAACGGCGTCCAGGAGGGGCAGATGCGCAAGCTCAAGCTCGGCCAGATCGCCTTCGACGGCAGCCTCGACCTGCATGGCATGAACGTGGAGAAGGCCCGCGACACCCTGTGGGAGTTCCTCGCCGAAGCGGCCAGGCTCGAGGTGCGCTGCGTGCGTGTCACCCACGGCAAGGCGGTGCGCATGGACGGCCGCAAACCGATGATCAAGAGCCACGTCAATACCTGGCTGCGCCAGCATCCGCAGGTCCTCGGCTTCACCTCCTGCCTGGCCAAGCACGGCGGCACCGGCGCGGTCTATGTGATGCTCAAGCGCACCATGCTCGACGGCCGCGACGAATAA
- a CDS encoding PLP-dependent aminotransferase family protein, translating into MAFSERVARLKSSLIREILAAAQRPEVMSFAGGLPAEPMLPRVEWREMPASMGQYGMSEGEPALREVIAAEARALGVPCEASQVLIVSGSQQTLDLASKLFIDPGTEVLLEAPTYLAALQAFQLFGAECIGVPQQADGPELSALRQRLERHKPAFAYLIPTFQNPSGTRYSEAKRDAVAALLDEFGVTLIEDEPYRELVFDEAPATPIVSRLKQASWIYTGTVSKTLLPGLRVGYLIATPDLFPYLLRLKQSADLHTNRIGQWQALQWLGSEQYRGHLAELRDFYRLRRDAMQAALLEHFADLAEWQLPQGGLFFWLTLRQPLDTRTLLAPALERHVAFMPGEPFFIEPDRHPGHLRLNFSHVAPERLGEGLKRLAEVIRQAQAGKAG; encoded by the coding sequence ATGGCCTTCTCCGAACGCGTTGCCCGCCTGAAAAGCTCCCTGATCCGTGAAATCCTCGCCGCGGCGCAGCGTCCGGAAGTCATGTCGTTCGCCGGCGGCCTGCCGGCCGAGCCCATGCTGCCCAGGGTCGAGTGGCGCGAGATGCCGGCCAGCATGGGGCAGTACGGCATGAGCGAGGGCGAGCCGGCGCTGCGCGAGGTCATCGCCGCCGAAGCCCGTGCCCTGGGCGTGCCTTGCGAGGCCAGCCAGGTGTTGATCGTCAGCGGTTCGCAGCAGACCCTGGACCTGGCCAGCAAGCTGTTCATCGACCCGGGTACGGAAGTTCTTTTGGAGGCGCCGACCTACCTGGCCGCGCTGCAGGCCTTCCAGCTGTTCGGCGCCGAGTGCATCGGCGTGCCCCAGCAGGCCGATGGCCCCGAGCTAAGCGCCCTGCGCCAGCGTCTGGAGCGGCACAAGCCGGCCTTCGCCTACCTGATTCCGACCTTCCAGAATCCGTCTGGCACCCGCTACAGCGAGGCCAAGCGCGATGCCGTGGCGGCGCTGCTGGACGAGTTCGGCGTGACCCTGATCGAGGACGAGCCCTACCGCGAGCTGGTGTTCGACGAGGCTCCGGCCACCCCCATCGTCAGCCGCCTGAAGCAGGCCAGCTGGATCTACACCGGCACCGTGTCCAAGACCCTGCTGCCGGGGTTGCGCGTCGGCTACCTGATCGCCACGCCGGACCTATTCCCCTACCTGCTGCGCCTGAAGCAGTCGGCGGACCTGCACACCAACCGCATCGGTCAGTGGCAGGCCCTGCAGTGGCTGGGCAGCGAGCAGTATCGCGGTCACCTGGCCGAGCTGCGCGACTTCTACCGCCTGCGCCGCGATGCCATGCAGGCGGCGTTGCTGGAGCATTTCGCCGACCTGGCCGAGTGGCAGCTGCCCCAGGGCGGGCTGTTCTTCTGGCTGACCCTCAGGCAGCCGCTGGATACCCGCACCCTGTTGGCGCCGGCGCTGGAGCGGCATGTCGCCTTCATGCCCGGTGAGCCGTTCTTTATCGAGCCGGATCGCCATCCGGGCCACCTGCGCCTGAACTTCAGCCACGTGGCGCCGGAACGCCTGGGCGAGGGGCTCAAACGCCTGGCCGAGGTGATCCGCCAGGCCCAGGCCGGGAAGGCCGGCTGA
- the folE gene encoding GTP cyclohydrolase I FolE — MSLEQHYTAILGQLGEDASREGLLDTPKRAAKAMQYLCRGYQQTLEEVTNGALFSSDNSEMVLVKNVELYSLCEHHLLPFIGKAHVAYIPNGKVLGLSKVARIVDMFARRLQIQENLGQQIAEAVQEVTGALGVAVVIEAQHMCMMMRGVEKQNSSMVTSVMLGEFRKNAATRSEFLSLIRD, encoded by the coding sequence ATGTCCCTGGAACAGCATTACACCGCGATTCTCGGCCAACTCGGCGAGGACGCCTCCCGCGAAGGCCTGCTCGACACCCCCAAGCGCGCCGCCAAAGCCATGCAGTACCTCTGTCGCGGCTATCAGCAGACCCTTGAAGAAGTCACCAACGGCGCCCTGTTCAGCTCCGACAACAGCGAAATGGTGCTGGTGAAGAACGTCGAGCTGTACTCGCTGTGCGAACACCACCTGCTGCCGTTCATCGGCAAGGCTCATGTCGCCTACATCCCCAACGGCAAGGTCCTCGGCCTGTCCAAGGTGGCACGCATCGTCGACATGTTCGCCCGCCGCCTGCAGATCCAGGAAAACCTCGGCCAGCAGATCGCCGAGGCCGTGCAGGAAGTCACCGGCGCCCTGGGTGTGGCGGTGGTGATCGAGGCCCAGCACATGTGCATGATGATGCGCGGCGTGGAGAAGCAGAACTCCTCCATGGTCACCTCGGTGATGCTCGGTGAGTTCCGCAAGAACGCCGCCACCCGCAGCGAGTTCCTCAGCCTGATCCGCGACTGA
- a CDS encoding methylthioribulose 1-phosphate dehydratase produces MNPTREQLAQQIIEAGRFLYGRGWSPATSSNYSTRLSASEALLTVSGKHKGELGPDDVLATDMQGRSLEPGKKPSAETLLHTQLYSWKPQIGAVLHTHSVNATVLSRLCLSDSLVFADYELQKAFSGVSTHESQVEVPIFDNDQDIARLAAKVQPWLEAHPDCVGYLIRGHGLYTWGARMSDALRQIEAFEFLFECELKVRALHKA; encoded by the coding sequence ATGAACCCGACCCGCGAACAACTCGCCCAGCAGATCATCGAGGCCGGCCGCTTCCTCTACGGCCGCGGCTGGTCGCCGGCCACCAGCAGCAACTATTCCACACGCCTGTCGGCCAGCGAGGCGCTGCTGACCGTGTCCGGCAAGCACAAGGGCGAGCTTGGCCCGGACGACGTGCTGGCCACCGACATGCAGGGGCGCAGCCTGGAGCCGGGCAAGAAGCCCTCGGCCGAGACCCTGCTGCACACCCAACTGTACAGCTGGAAGCCGCAGATCGGCGCGGTGCTGCACACCCACTCGGTCAACGCCACGGTGTTGTCGCGCCTGTGCCTGAGCGATTCGCTGGTATTCGCCGACTACGAGCTGCAGAAGGCCTTTTCCGGCGTCAGCACCCACGAGTCCCAGGTCGAGGTGCCGATCTTCGACAACGACCAGGACATCGCCCGCCTGGCGGCCAAGGTGCAGCCCTGGCTGGAGGCCCACCCGGACTGCGTCGGCTACCTGATCCGCGGCCATGGCCTCTACACCTGGGGCGCGCGCATGAGCGACGCGCTGCGCCAGATCGAAGCCTTCGA
- a CDS encoding transglutaminase-like cysteine peptidase: MAVTTLSTGVLFGAAEAKASWSFDQIMRKAEKRYGRQGPAKDRLLSWNQLIENSRYLPEREKLAAVNQFFNRQLRFLSDTVLWKQSDYWATPIETLVQGAGDCEDFSLAKYFTLRKLGVPEARLRITYARELTRGEAHMVLGYYAAPGAEPLILDNLTNDMLPLSQRPDLLLLYAFDAHGLYQVKDGGLQRTGDTERLPGWQGLMARMRQEGFSLEQG, translated from the coding sequence ATGGCCGTCACTACGCTCAGCACGGGTGTGCTGTTCGGCGCGGCCGAGGCCAAGGCCAGCTGGAGCTTCGACCAGATCATGCGCAAGGCGGAGAAGCGCTACGGTCGCCAGGGACCGGCGAAAGATCGCCTGCTGTCCTGGAATCAACTGATCGAGAACAGTCGCTATCTGCCCGAGCGGGAAAAGCTGGCGGCGGTGAACCAGTTCTTCAACCGCCAGTTGCGCTTTCTTAGCGACACGGTGCTGTGGAAGCAGAGCGACTACTGGGCGACGCCGATCGAGACCCTGGTGCAGGGCGCCGGGGACTGCGAGGACTTCTCCCTGGCCAAGTACTTCACCCTGCGCAAGCTGGGGGTGCCGGAGGCGCGGCTGCGCATCACCTATGCCCGCGAGCTGACGCGCGGCGAGGCGCACATGGTCCTCGGCTACTATGCCGCGCCGGGCGCCGAGCCGTTGATCCTGGACAACCTGACCAATGACATGCTGCCGCTGTCGCAGCGACCAGACCTGCTCCTGCTGTATGCCTTCGATGCCCACGGCCTCTATCAGGTCAAGGACGGCGGCCTGCAGCGCACCGGCGATACCGAGCGCCTGCCGGGCTGGCAGGGGCTGATGGCGAGGATGCGCCAGGAGGGGTTTTCGCTGGAGCAGGGCTAG